The window GCACGCCGAGCGGGCCGCCCACACCGAGCACACCGAACAGCGGCGGCGGCCCCGGCACGGCCTCGGCACGGTAGGCGCGGTTCGGGCACGGCGGCTGCGAACGTGACAGGGGGCAGGGGGCAGGGGAGCGGGGGGCGGGGGGCGTGTGACCATGGCACTTCGGCACATCAGCACCTCATGGGGGGACCATGCGCACGCGTACCACCGCCGTCTCGACCGGCCTCGCCGCCGCGCTCGCGGCGTTGCTCGTCCTGGCCGGTTGCACCTCGCCCGGCGGGAACCCGGGCGAGAGTCCTCGCGGGAGCGGGAGCGGCGCCGCCACTCCCCCTCCGGTGGCGTCCACCGCGCCGGGCGGCGCCGGCGTGTACGAGGGCCCCCGGCCGCAGGACCAGAATCTGCTGGCCTGGACCGGTGACCCCAACGACGCGGGGCACGTGACGGCGCAGTCCGTCGCGGGCGTGGCCGGACGGGTCACGCTGGTGCGGATCGTGCTGCGCGAGCGGACGGCATGGTCCAACATCTGGCTGGGGTTGGCCGGCATCGACCCGAACGCCCGGCTCTCCGACTGCCGGCTCGGTGTCTACGACGCCCGGGGGACCCTGCGCGCGTCGACCGCGGACATCTCGCCGCAGCTCATGACCGACGCGATAGCCAAGCCGTTGCCCCTGTCCAAGCCCTTCACCGCCGAACCCGGCACCTACTTCGTGGCACTGCTCCTCAACGGGAGCTGGGCCACCAACGCCCTCACCCTCAAGTCGACGGGAGCCGGGATCTCGGTGAACGCGGGCCTGACCCCGCCGAACCTCCGCTACAGCACCGTCTTGACGGGACAGACCTCGCTCCCGGCCACCTTGAACCTCGCCGAGCAATCCACCAGCACGATCAACACCGGCTGGGGCAGCCAGTGGTACGCCGTCTCCTGAGGCGGCGTACCTCGTGACGTGGGCGCCGGCCCCGCCCACGTCACGGGTGCGGCGGGGGCCCGAGGATGAGGTCGATCAACCGCCGTGCGGGAGCGGTGGGGTTGGCGGGGTGTACGAGTTCGGTGCGGTGGATCAGGCGCGGTGCGCGGATCGGCACCGCCACGACGGCCGGGAGCGAGGTGGCCGACGACAGGGGCAGTGCCGCGAGTCCGTGGCCGGCGGCGGCGAGCGCGGCGAGGCCGAAGAGGTCGGTCCCGCGGTGGCGGATCCGCGAAGGGAATCCGTCGGCGCGGCACACGGTACGCAGTCGTTCGAGGGGAACGGCGCTGTCGGGGGCGTCGATCCACTGGGCCTGGGTGAGGTCGGGCAGCCGCAGCGATCGACGCTCCGCCAGCGGGTGGTCGAGGGGAAGGATCACCGCCAGGGGTTCCTCGGTCGCGGCCAGGGTGGTGGTGGGGCCGAGGTCCGGCAGGGGCAGGGGGTCGCTGGGGGCGGTGACGCCGTCGACGAGGCCGAGGTCGGCCCGTGCGGTGAGAACGTCCTCGATGACCGCTTCCCGGCTCAGGACGCGTACCTCCACGTCCACGCGCGTGCCGGCCCGCAGTCGGGCGAGGGCCCGCGCGACCGGCGTACCGAGGGCCGCGGGCGAGCACGCGAAGGCGAGTCGGGTGGTGGGGACCTGGTTCAGGCGGGCGATGTCGGCGCGGGCGGCGTCGAGACGCAGCAGCAGGGCGGGGACGTGTTCCATCAGCCGGGCACCGGCCGGCGTGGGGGTCACGGGCCGACGTTCGACCAGCCTGGCGCCCAGGTCGGATTCGAGTGCGGCGATGTGCTGGGACACCGCGGACTGGGTGTAGCCGAGGGCCGAGGCGGCGGTGGAGAAGGAGCGGTGGTCGAGGACCGCGACGAAGGTGCGCAGCAGATGCGGATCCATGGGCATCAGTATCACTGATGAGCGCACCGCACATCATCGTTGGACCTGATGACCGGTTGTTCCGCAGGATGGTTGTCATGAACCCCACCGCACGTGTCGCCCTCGTGGGCGACCGTTCCGACTCCGTCCACTCCCATGTTCGCGTCCCCGGCCTGATCGAGGCGCTGCGCCTGCGCGACGGGCTGGACCTGGACGCCTACTGGATCCCCACCGAAGAGGCCGGGCTGGGGGTGGAGGGCTTCGACGCGGTCTGGGTGCTGCCCGGCAGTCCGTACCGCAGCGAGAGCGGTGTACTGACGGCGATCCGTTCGGCACGCGAGAACGGTGTTCCCTTCCTGGGCACCTGCGGCGGTTTCCAGCACGCTTTGTTGGAGTTCGCACGGAACGTCTGCGGTCTGGAGCGTGCCCGACACGCGGAGAACGATCCGACGACCGCGCCCGAGGATTCCGTGGTCGTCCCCTTGGCCTGTTCACTGATGGGTCACGAGGGGACCGTACGCGTGGCCCCGGACTCGCGCGCGGCCCATCTGTTGGGGTCCGCTCGGACCCGGGCGCGCTACCACTGCGCCTACGGACCCAACCCGTACCACCTCGAACTCGTGCGGGCACACGGGCTGACCTTTCCGGGCACCGACGAATCCGGCGAGGTCCGCATCGTCGAACTGTCCACGCACCCGTTCTTCCTGGCCACGCTCTTCCAACCGGAACTCGACGGGGACGGCGCCCGCGCCCACCCGCTGATCAGCGGATTCGCCGCAGCCGCCGTCGAGCGTGCACGAATCCGCACCTACGCGATCTGACGGCACGACCGATCAGGCGCGTCCTGCGTGTCCTGCGTGTCCGCGTGCGCGAGGGGCTGTTCTCCCGGCCAGGCTCCGCCCTGCCGGTGGAAACAGCCCCGACGCACCACGCGTGTTCGGATCAGACGGTGGTCGCGGCCACTGCCTTGTCGGCGGTCACCGCAGGAGCCTCGGCGGCCACGGCCACGGGCCGGGTGGCCGTGTAGTAGACCGTGGAGCCCTGCTTGGCACGCTCGGCCAGGCTGCGGGCGACCAGACGCTCGGTGCTCGTGCGCACCAGGTTGTCGTTGAGGCTGCGGTCCGGGTGCGCGATCGCCAGGGCCTGGGAGATCTCGCCGGCCGTCTTCGGCTCCGTCTGGCCGGTCAGGTGCTGGTGGATGAGTTCCGTCAGCGGGACCTGGTTCTTGTCCGACGCCGCCGCCTTCTTGGCCACGGGCTTCTTTGCGGCCGGCTGCTTCGCGGCGGCCGGCTTCGGCTCGGCGGCCACGGCGGCCGCCTTCGTCTCGGCGGACTTCGTCGCGGTGGCCTTCGTCGCGGTGGCCTTCGTCGCCGCGGACTTGGCCGCCGTGGACTTGGCCGTCGCGGACTTGGCCGCCGTGGACTTCGGCGCGGCCGACGTCTTCGTCGCCGTCGCCTTCTTCGCGGAGCCGGTGGCCGCGGCCTTCGCTCCCGCCTGCTTCCTCGTGGACGTGGCGGCCGGCGCGGCCGTCGCGGGCTTCTTGCCGGACCGCGGTCCGGGCACCGCGAGCGCGTTGTTGCCGAGGGCGGAACGCATCCCGACGAGGAGTTCGTGGTCCTGCTCCAGGCCGGCAAGACGCTCCTGGAGGGAGGTGATCTCCTCGCGAATGCGGCCCTGTTCGGCGGTGTTCAGATCAAGGTCGGCGGTGACCTTCTCGGCGTACTGGGACTTGAGAGTGGGAATCTCCTGCGTGGGCATGAGGGCTCCTCGATCGATGTGTGTGGTGCGGACTCTACCCACGCTGCCTGTGAAGTGTGTGGGTGTGGGCAATTCCGATGACCAGAGACCGGTTGACTGCCAGCGGTTCTCGAACGCCCTACTCCGACGCCCCGTTCGACTGAGGGGACACCTCGGGGGGGCGTGCCACTCATCGTCACGCCGTCATGGGGAGCGGCTTCGTGTGCCACCGACATCACCAACTCGCCCTGAGAGAAGCCGGGTTGTTCCAGTCGGGCCCGGTACCCACCGGCTTCCCGAAACGGCGACGGCCCCGCCGCATGCCGACGGGGCCGTGGGTCAGTGACCCGGTAGGGCGGGTCAAGGGGAGACGGTGACCACGATCTTGCCGATCTGGGCGTTCGACTCCAGGTACCGGTGGGCCTCGACGATCTCGTCCAGTTCGAACGTCCGGTCCACCACCGGCCGGAAGGCGCCCGAGCGCAGACCGGACGCCACGAAGGCCTGCGCCCGTCGGAGTCGTTCGGGCCGGGCGGTCGTCTCCAGCATGGTGTACGTCCGCATGTTCAGCGCGGGCATGCCCAGATCGAGGCCCGGGTAGGGGGTCGGCAGGCCGCTGAGGGCGCCGTACACGAGGAGCATCCCGTCGGCGGCGACCACCTTCCCGAGTTCGAGTACACCGGGACCGGCGACGGCGTCGAAGACGTACTCCGCGCCGCGACCGTCGGTCGCCGCGAGCACCCGCTCGACCACGTCCTCCTCGTCGGTCACGATCACCTCCGCCGCGCCCTGTGCGAGCAGGGCCTCCCGCTTGGCGGCGGTGCGGGTGAGGGCGATCGACGTGGCACCGATGCGCTCGGCGACCTGGATGGCGGCGAGACCCACGCTGCTGGACGCCGCGTTCAGTACGACCGTGTCGCCGGGACGCATCCCACCGACTTCCACGAGCGCACCGTAGGCCGTCACGTAGGGCATCCACACCGCGGCGCCCTCGACGGCTCCGAGGCTTTCGGGGCGGGGCAGCACCGCCGAGGCGGGCACGATCGCCCGTTCCGCGTAGACCCCGTGGTCGTTCTGCGAGAAGCCGGGAACGGTGCTCACCGGCTGTCCGGGCCGTAACCCGGTGACGCCCTCGCCGACCGCCTCGACGACTCCGGCGGCCTCGGAACCCAGGCGCGCGGGGAAGCGCTTCACCGGCTCGATGTAGAGGCCGCTGCGGAACAGCGCCTCCGCCCGGTTCAGGCCGATGGCGTCGACACGGATCCGCACCTCACCCGGTCCCGGCTCTCCGACGTCCGTGTTCTCCACCCTCAACACCTCGGGCCCGCCGAGTTCGTGGAACAGCACCGTCCTGGTCATCGGGTTCGTCATCGGGTCGTCCTTTCACCTGGGGAAGGGTCGTCCATTCACCCCATCCCAAAGTACGATGACTGTCAAACTTTTATGACTGTCTCACTTTCATGACCGTCGTACGATGGGGGCATGGACACCGACCGCGTCCCCGCACACCCCGACCTGCGGACGATCACCCTCCAGCAGGTGCTCGAAGCCGTCGTCGAGCCCGTGCGGCGGAGCATCCTCATCCAACTGCGCGACTCCCCCGCCGACATCAAGTGCGGGGCGTTCGACCTTCCCGTGAGCAAGTCCACGGCCACGCACCACTTTCGGATCCTGCGCGAGGCGGGCCTCATCCGGCAGTACTACGCGGGCACCTCACGGATGAACGCCCTGAGGCACGCGGAGACGGACGAGGCCTTCCCCGGCCTCCTCGACGCGATCGTGGCCGCCGAGCGTCGGGCCACGAGGTCATAGGGGCGGGACGGCGCAGGGGCGAAACGAGCGGCCCCCGTCGCTCACACCTTCGCAACGGGGGCATCGCGCGCCGCCCGACCCCGCGATCGAGGCCGGGACTGCGGCGTGAGCGGGGTCAGAGGAAGCGGCGGATGGGCAGCACCGCGGTCTCGCGGGCGCGCTGGCGCAGCGAGCGGCGCTTCCACCGGCCGGCCTTGATGCGGTCACTGACGTCCAGGTCCTGGTCGTAGTGTGCGTCGAGCACCTCCGTGAACTCGACGTCCATCACCGCGAGCATGACCTCCTCGTCGTGGTCGAGGGAGCGCCGGTTGAAGTTCGTCGAGCCCACCAGGGAGACGACGCCGTCCATGGTCATGACCTTGGCGTGCATCATCGTCGGCCGGTACTGGAAGATCTCCACGCCCGCGGCGGTCAGGGCCTCGTAATGGTGCTGTCCCGCGAGCTGGCACACGCGCTTGTCGGTGTGGGACCCGGGCAGCAGGATCTGGACCGCCACGCCCCGGCGCGCCGTCGCGCACAGCAGGTCCACGAAATAGGTGTCGGGGGCGAAGTAGGCGGTGGCCAGACGGACCCGTTCCTCCGCCGATTCGAGGACGACGCGCATCAGCGTCTGCATGTCCTGCCAGCCGAAGCTGGCCGAGCCGCGGACCACCTGAACGATGGCCTCGCCGGCGGGCTTGTGGTCCACGAACCGGTCGCGGTCGTCGAAGAGGTCGTCGTGGCACTCCGCCCAGTTCTGGGCGAAGGCCGCCGCGATCCCGTCGACGGCCGGTCCGCGGAGTTCCACGTGGGTGTCGCGCCACTCCTTGGGGTTGCGCGCGTCGCCGCACCATTCCTCGGCGATGCCGACGCCCCCGGTGAACGCCACCTCCTCGTCCACCACCAGCACCTTGCGGTGGCAGCGGTGGTTCTGCTTCAGCGGCGAGAGGTAGAGCGGCTTGCGGAACCAGGCGACCTCGACGCCGGCGTTGCTCATCTGCTCCAGCAGCTCGCCCTCTATGAGGCGGCTGCCGAAGCCGTCCAGCAACAGGCGCACCCGGACGCCCGCGCGGGCCCGACCGGCCAGCGCCTCGGCGAAGCGGCGCGCGATGTCGCCCTTCCAGTAGACGAACGTCATCATGTCCACCGTGTGGCGGGCCGAGTCGACCCGGTCCAGCATCGCCGTGAAGATCTCGTCCCCGTTCCGCAGGGGAAGCACGCTGTTCCCCTCGGTCGCGGCCACGCCGATCAGGCGTTCCAGGCGCCTGCGGATGCGACGAATGCGCCGGTCGGCGAGGGAGGCGGGGTCCGCCATCTCCGGGCTCGCCACGTCCGCGCCGCCGGGGTGCTGCGCCAGATCTCGATCCGTCATGTCCATGCTCCTCAAAGTCGCCCCAGTATGGCGGCTCGTATCACCCCTGTCGGCACCAGGTCCGTCCGCGACACCCGGCGCGGTGACCGGGGCGGGCCTGTGCGTGAAGCGGGGTGGTCGGGGCAGACGCCACCAACGATCTTGAACACGACCAGGGGGCGCGCGCCGATGACCATACCCGTCCGACCCGAGTACACCGCCAGACCTCGGTACCGGTTCAGCACACGCTCCACCGCCCGCTGGTTCGTCATCGCCGCCCTGACGGTGTGCGGCGCGGGCCTCACCCTGCGGGTCCTGGCCGACGCCGCCCGGGAGCACCCCCTCGTCGCCGCCCTGGTCGTCCTGGCGTGCGTGGCGGTGGCCGGATGCTCGGCTCCCGCGCGGCGCAGCCTGCGGATCCGCAGGGCGGCCCGGCGCACCGCGCGCACCCTGCGGTGCGCCGCGGCCACCGCCGTCGAGACGGCCGAGACGGCGGAGGCCGAAGCGGCGGCAGCCGCCGCGGAGGCCGAGGCCGTCGCGGCGGCGGAAGCGGCTGCGGCGGCCGTGGAAGCCCCGGTGTACGAGGTCCGCGGGGTCGACTACACCCTGCTGGACGCCTACGAGTTCGAGCAGGCCGTCGCCGACCTCTGCGAGCGGGACGGGTGCCGCGACGTCCAGGTCGTCGGCGGGGCCGGGGACCTGGGGGCCGACGTCCTCGCCACCGCCCCCGACGGCCGCCGCGTCGTCATCCAGTGCAAGCGCTACGGCCCCACCAACAAGGTGGGTTCCCAGGACATGCAGCGTTTCGGCGGCACCTGCTTCGCCGTGCACGAGGCCCAGCTCGCGGCGGTGGTGACCACGAGCGAGTACACCCAGCCCGCCGTCGAGTACGCCGAGCAGTGCGGGATCCTCTGCTTCGACCGGCAGGCGCTCGACGACTGGTCGGCCGGCACGGGTCCGGCGCCGTGGGACACCGTGTACGGCGTGGACGACCCCGCGGTCGTGGCCTGACCCCCGGCGGACTGTCCCGTACCGGTGGGACACCCACCGGTACGGCCCGTCGGTACGGCCCGTCCTGTCGGCCCCGTCCGGAATGCCCGGGCGGGGCCGACGCGTGTCCCCGGGGCCTCCCGTTCAGATGCGTCGTACGTCGACGGGCGGTTCGGGGTCGGCGCCCACGATCTCGGGTTCCAGACCCTCCGCGGGCGTGGTGCGGTCGCGACCGACGTCGGACCGCCAGGCCTCGAAGGCCAGCGTGGTCGCGGTGACCACGGCCAGACCCAGCAGCCAGCCCCCGAGCACGTCGCTCACCCAGTGCACGCCGAGTGCGATCCGCGTGTAGCCGACGCCCAGCACCGTGAGGCCGGCGAGCAGCCACGGCAGCGGCCGCCACGTGCGGGGCACCAGGGGCAGGAGGGCCAGCAGCAGCACGGCGCAGGAGGTCATGGCGGTCATGGCGTGCCCGGAGGGGAAGGAGAAGCCCGGCGCGTCGGCGACGGGGTCGGGCAGATGGGGGCGGGCGCGTTCGACCACGTTCTTCGTGAGCAGGCCCAGTAGGCCGCTCCCGATCGCGGTGACGGCCGCCCACACGGCCAGGCGTCGGGCGCCCCGGAGGAGGAGCCACACCACCAGGGCGGCCACCAGCAGGCGCATCGTCAACGGCCCCCACACGACGTTCGTGAGGAAGTCGAGCACCCGCACCCATCCGGGGCGGCCGAGGGCGGAGTGGTGGAGCTGTTCGGCGGTGTGCCGGTCCAGGCGGTACAGGGGCGCCCACCCGGACTCGACGAGGACCAGGGCGAGGGCGAAGGGCACGGCCACGACGGCGGTGACGACCACCGTCGCCAACAGCCGCACGCCGAACCTCGTGTCGGGTCCGAAGTGG of the Streptomyces sp. NBC_01426 genome contains:
- a CDS encoding phosphatase PAP2 family protein, producing the protein MSRHFGPDTRFGVRLLATVVVTAVVAVPFALALVLVESGWAPLYRLDRHTAEQLHHSALGRPGWVRVLDFLTNVVWGPLTMRLLVAALVVWLLLRGARRLAVWAAVTAIGSGLLGLLTKNVVERARPHLPDPVADAPGFSFPSGHAMTAMTSCAVLLLALLPLVPRTWRPLPWLLAGLTVLGVGYTRIALGVHWVSDVLGGWLLGLAVVTATTLAFEAWRSDVGRDRTTPAEGLEPEIVGADPEPPVDVRRI
- a CDS encoding restriction endonuclease; the encoded protein is MTIPVRPEYTARPRYRFSTRSTARWFVIAALTVCGAGLTLRVLADAAREHPLVAALVVLACVAVAGCSAPARRSLRIRRAARRTARTLRCAAATAVETAETAEAEAAAAAAEAEAVAAAEAAAAAVEAPVYEVRGVDYTLLDAYEFEQAVADLCERDGCRDVQVVGGAGDLGADVLATAPDGRRVVIQCKRYGPTNKVGSQDMQRFGGTCFAVHEAQLAAVVTTSEYTQPAVEYAEQCGILCFDRQALDDWSAGTGPAPWDTVYGVDDPAVVA
- a CDS encoding phospholipase D-like domain-containing protein; the encoded protein is MADPASLADRRIRRIRRRLERLIGVAATEGNSVLPLRNGDEIFTAMLDRVDSARHTVDMMTFVYWKGDIARRFAEALAGRARAGVRVRLLLDGFGSRLIEGELLEQMSNAGVEVAWFRKPLYLSPLKQNHRCHRKVLVVDEEVAFTGGVGIAEEWCGDARNPKEWRDTHVELRGPAVDGIAAAFAQNWAECHDDLFDDRDRFVDHKPAGEAIVQVVRGSASFGWQDMQTLMRVVLESAEERVRLATAYFAPDTYFVDLLCATARRGVAVQILLPGSHTDKRVCQLAGQHHYEALTAAGVEIFQYRPTMMHAKVMTMDGVVSLVGSTNFNRRSLDHDEEVMLAVMDVEFTEVLDAHYDQDLDVSDRIKAGRWKRRSLRQRARETAVLPIRRFL
- a CDS encoding LysR family transcriptional regulator; its protein translation is MDPHLLRTFVAVLDHRSFSTAASALGYTQSAVSQHIAALESDLGARLVERRPVTPTPAGARLMEHVPALLLRLDAARADIARLNQVPTTRLAFACSPAALGTPVARALARLRAGTRVDVEVRVLSREAVIEDVLTARADLGLVDGVTAPSDPLPLPDLGPTTTLAATEEPLAVILPLDHPLAERRSLRLPDLTQAQWIDAPDSAVPLERLRTVCRADGFPSRIRHRGTDLFGLAALAAAGHGLAALPLSSATSLPAVVAVPIRAPRLIHRTELVHPANPTAPARRLIDLILGPPPHP
- a CDS encoding ArsR/SmtB family transcription factor; this translates as MDTDRVPAHPDLRTITLQQVLEAVVEPVRRSILIQLRDSPADIKCGAFDLPVSKSTATHHFRILREAGLIRQYYAGTSRMNALRHAETDEAFPGLLDAIVAAERRATRS
- a CDS encoding CTP synthase C-terminal region-related (seleno)protein, whose protein sequence is MNPTARVALVGDRSDSVHSHVRVPGLIEALRLRDGLDLDAYWIPTEEAGLGVEGFDAVWVLPGSPYRSESGVLTAIRSARENGVPFLGTCGGFQHALLEFARNVCGLERARHAENDPTTAPEDSVVVPLACSLMGHEGTVRVAPDSRAAHLLGSARTRARYHCAYGPNPYHLELVRAHGLTFPGTDESGEVRIVELSTHPFFLATLFQPELDGDGARAHPLISGFAAAAVERARIRTYAI
- a CDS encoding zinc-dependent alcohol dehydrogenase family protein, with product MTNPMTRTVLFHELGGPEVLRVENTDVGEPGPGEVRIRVDAIGLNRAEALFRSGLYIEPVKRFPARLGSEAAGVVEAVGEGVTGLRPGQPVSTVPGFSQNDHGVYAERAIVPASAVLPRPESLGAVEGAAVWMPYVTAYGALVEVGGMRPGDTVVLNAASSSVGLAAIQVAERIGATSIALTRTAAKREALLAQGAAEVIVTDEEDVVERVLAATDGRGAEYVFDAVAGPGVLELGKVVAADGMLLVYGALSGLPTPYPGLDLGMPALNMRTYTMLETTARPERLRRAQAFVASGLRSGAFRPVVDRTFELDEIVEAHRYLESNAQIGKIVVTVSP